A segment of the Capricornis sumatraensis isolate serow.1 chromosome 8, serow.2, whole genome shotgun sequence genome:
GGCTTTTGCTTGGCACCCTGCCCACAGGCTGAGCTCTCTGCCCCAGGTCCTTTCATAAGGAGGCACCTGTAGGCTGTCAGGTTGGGGCAGGGGCGTCCCAGCTCACACATACTCCTTGGCAGAGTTGGGCTTAGGGTAGGAGCGAGGTGCACGGTATCCGGCTTTACTCTCACTCCCAGGACAGGAGCAAGAGAGCAGCGCACCTCCCAGGATGACCAGAGCAGACCCTGCCCAGCCAATGAAGATAGCAGGACCAAATTCATACCTGTGGAGAGAAGGGATTCTGGTCACGAACCCTGGCCTGCCTCTCCCAACCCCAGACCCCTTAGGAGATAGGGCTCTCATACTTACTTAACATTCATGGGGACCAACGGGTTATAGAAATCTGAGACAATCTGATGGCCGTACCAGGAGCAAGCTATCAAGGCAGCAAGACCTGGGGAAAAAGTGGGGATTCAGGTACTGTGAGCCACCCCCCCAAACCCGCACTGTGTCCACACTTACCCCTTCAGGATGGTTAACAGAGTCCTTGTCCCCACCTTGGACCTGTGGCTCACCTGCCAAGATGAAAATGATGCCTCCCGTCATGGCTATCCGGGCCTTCTTCACTTTGTCGTCTCCCCCACAGTTTGTACACTTCATGCCCATCGTGGCCACGAATGTGGCCAGGAAGCCCAGCACCAGGGAAACCACCATTAGGGCTCGAGTGGCCTGCAAGGCCGCTGCGGAAAAGGGGTAAGGATGCCATCCTTGCTGGAAATGACGGGGCGACCCTCGGACCGATTCAGACCCCGAGTCCCGAGCCGGAGCCGGCGGGTCCCGCCCCCTCCCGACTCCGTGGCCTTCCCGCTCTGCCCCGCCCTCTCGGCTCTAGGATCCGCCCGGGGCGCCAGGGTTTCGATGAAACTGCCTCCGCGGAGGGGGAAGGGTGAAAGGGGACGTCGAAGGAAAACAGAGGTGATGACCTGAACCCCGGTAGCGGTGGCTGCAGCCCCGGAGCCGCCCGCAGTCCTGGCTCTCGTCTCAGCTCTGACCCCACTATCGAGGCCACGGTTTGTGGCTTCGGCTAATCGGCCGATAAGATTAGAAGCCGCAGGCGGCGGCCCAGGGGGCAAACAGGAGGCGCGGCTCCTCGGCCCTTGGTTCGCCCCCAGCCCAACCCCGCGGCCTCCAGCCCGCGCCGCCTTTTGTCCGAGAAAAGGGCGGGAGATGGCGAAGACCTTGGCCTCCTCGGGGTAGGGGGAGGGGAAGGCCGCGCCCCAGGACTCAGCTTACCGGGAGCGGCTTGGTCCGCTGGCCGCTCGGCCGGGAGACGAGGCGCGTCCGCGGGCGAAAAGGGGCTCAGCCGGACCCGCGCACGTGCAGTCCCAGGACCTCGGCCCTACCGCTTCCTCCTCTCCAGCCGCGCTACCGCGCAACCCAGCGCGTCGGGCCGTGGGGCCTCTAGCCCGGCCCCTCACCCACCCCGCGACCCCGGCTCTGGAGCATCCGCCCCGTCGGTCCCGCGGTCTTACCCGGCAGGGAGAGCACCGAGTCGTACATTTTGCAGCTCATCATGCCGGTGCTCTGCGTGACGCAGTCCATCCACAGCCCCTTGTACATGGCCTGGGCGGTGATGATATTGTCGCCAGCGTACGAGCTCATCTGCCACTGCGGGATGGCGGTGCATGCCACCAGGCCCACCCAGCCCACCAGAGCCATGGAAAAGCCCAGCAGCTGCAGGCCCGAATTGGCCATTTCCGCCCTCAGAATAGACGGGGGGCGCCTGGCTGGCGAGTTTTTAAGTCACCCAAAGAGGCAAAAAAGTTGTTGGTCGACTGCTTGCAAATCTGGTCTCCGGAGTAAACAAACCGACCCCTCCGGCGAGGCGAGAGTCTCGGCAGAGGGGAACAGGACTGGTGACCGACAAAAGCGATCCGCGAAGGCCTGGCGGCTCCCTCGGGCGCTCGGCGACTCTTCCCAAACAAAAGGTGGAGGGGCCGTACGGGCGCGACCTCCGGGTGCTGGAAGTCCCCAGAGTATCCTGGGCTGTCGGCCCGAGGCTGCTGTGCGAACTAGAGGTCGCTCAGCGGTGAGCGGGCAGGTGCGGGCGGACAGGTGCTGCGCACCTGGATATAAGTAGGGCGTCGGGGGCGCGAGACAGGGAGTGATCGAGGGGCGGCCGAGGGTGACCTGACGTCACCGAAGGGACACTCACCTGAGCCGGAAGTCcttgcccccacccctcctggcTCAGGTGTGGaggaagaaacctgagcaccagcGTCACGCCCCTTCACTTACTGGGCTCGGCCcgctggaggagggaggtggagtcTTCTCGGGAGTCCCGAGTTCTGAGGAAGCCCCTCGGACTGGAGGTCCCTCGGGCGCAAGGACATCCCTTCCCCGCTCCCGGACAGGTGCGCCAGGAACGCGGCGGAGCCTGAGCCGGAGAGATGCCCCAGGCTAGCCCTGGCTCCGCCTTCCCCCCGCAGGGACTCTCGGCTTCTACTCGCTCTTTATCCCGCCCTACTTTCGCCCCCACCCTCTGTTCTACTGTTTTTCTCTTCAGTCTCCTTTCCTCGCCGACCCCACCTTCCGGGGACCCCTCAGAACTGTCCACTTCAGCCATCTAATTAGAGTCTCCACCGCCAGAGCCACCGCCTAGCGCCCAACCACCCCTCACCGCTGTCGCCTCCACCAGACACCTGGCTTCCAGAAGCGGTGCCCCAGCACCCGTCTCCTCCGCCCCCTATTCCGATCTCTGCTGGACGTGACTTAATGGCGGGGCCCTtggcacccccccgccccgcagTCAGTCTCATGCCGCCTCAGGTGTCCTTTCCGCAGAAGGAAGAAACCACTGAAGCCAGAATCCAGCGAAGGGAGGGAGCAGGATAAGGCCTGGGTCAGAGTCTTGGCCACACCCACCATTCTCTTCCCCTGGAGTTTTTCCGCCGGTCCTCcacctttccctcttcttcctcccccagccctgcactAGTTTCTCACCCTCATCCGAAGCCTGGACCTGCCTGTCTGTGTGCCCTCTCCCGCCCTCTCACCGTGCCGTCCTTCAGAACATCTGGCTCTAATGTGGCCTTTGATTCAGTCCTCAGATCCCCACCTCACCCTCAGGTTTCTTCTGTCACGCTCCCTGAGTTCTGCCCCATCGCACCAAGCATCCGCCACTTACCCATTCCTCCCTCCTCTGTTATCTCCCCTTcttgtcctttcctcttcctatTTTACTCCTCATCCTTTAGTCTACCTTTGTGCCCCATCTCCAGCCCCCTTGGAGCCCAGCATCACCCAGTAGCCTTTCTTTGCATCTACCCTAGAGCGCATCCCTGCTCCCTCATGGTCCAGTTTCCTTCCAgtctttccttctccaacctgACAACTGTCGGGCTCACACACCTTTCTTACTCTGTCtctttcacttaattttttaacCTCAAGTCTCTCATATTTCCCATCTTTGCTCCTCCTCAAGCATTTCTCGGtctttctttcattcaataaaaatattaatgggCCCTTCATAGTCCTAATTAACCTGtttttctgtaaaatgcagaCTTTAAGAAACTCTTTATTATTCAATTTTTCTACCTTTGATTAATGgtgagtttttttatttttttaaggtgatTTCCAGCTCTGAAAATCcacgtttcttttttttttttttttcatgtttcttgttAGTTAAATATATCCAGCTCCTCTCCAAGCTCAGTGAGACCATCTCAGGCCAAGCCACCATCACCTCTTGCCTGGACACTGCAACCGCCTCCAAACCAATCTCTCTGCTTCCCTGCTTGTCCTTCTAAAATCTATTTTCCAgaaacaagtttgtttttttaataaagtttttatcTTATCACTTCCTGTTTAAAATCCTTAACACTTCCAATGGCATTCTTTGGCTCCTATTGCTCCACTGGATTTGCAAATAAATGTTACACTATGGTTTATGAGACTCCATGTGTCAGCCACACTTCCTGAACTATACAGTGTTCCTTCCCACCAGAGTGCCTCTGCtctctgttctctatgcctgggTGCTCTTCTCATCTACCCCCACCCAACCTTCCTTCTA
Coding sequences within it:
- the CLDN7 gene encoding claudin-7, yielding MANSGLQLLGFSMALVGWVGLVACTAIPQWQMSSYAGDNIITAQAMYKGLWMDCVTQSTGMMSCKMYDSVLSLPAALQATRALMVVSLVLGFLATFVATMGMKCTNCGGDDKVKKARIAMTGGIIFILAGLAALIACSWYGHQIVSDFYNPLVPMNVKYEFGPAIFIGWAGSALVILGGALLSCSCPGSESKAGYRAPRSYPKPNSAKEYV